In Panthera leo isolate Ple1 chromosome B3, P.leo_Ple1_pat1.1, whole genome shotgun sequence, a single genomic region encodes these proteins:
- the AKAP5 gene encoding A-kinase anchor protein 5, translating to MEATVSEIQVESKDEKRPTEVSPQDERQEEKASVLCFKRRKKAAKEMKPKASSKAAGAARTGLPEAGASDQPQAPVGAWASIKRLVTHRKRSEASKQQKPFEAKVQPEISAEDADLSRKKAKSRLKIPCIKFSKGEKRSNHSKIIEDSDCSLRVQGEAERLDTEAPTQSDDQATTPKLPQDVSKAVSQKGGDEVCEPNVSHSTTAPGEKVIAVELGLDTGHSAIHTGTLVIERDTETTEEKQRVQPQQASPLEPSETQQQLPVASDVPPSPAVPDQQIVEEAKSNILESGPNWKQHESGEMVAEESEPKDTELSQESELRGNEVTAEKPKPEESKRMEPIAIIITDTEISEFDVKKSKNVPKQFLISIENEQIGVFANDSGFEGRTSEQYETLLKETASSLVKNAIQLSIEQLINEMASDDNKINNLLQ from the coding sequence ATGGAAGCCACAGTTTCTGAAATTCAAGTCGAAAGCAAGGATGAGAAGAGACCCACAGAAGTTAGTCCTCAAGATGAGCGGCAGGAGGAAAAAGCATCAGTGCTTTGcttcaagagaagaaagaaagcagccAAAGAGATGAAGCCCAAAGCTAGCTCTAAAGCTGCTGGTGCAGCAAGAACGGGTCTCCCAGAGGCGGGAGCTTCTGATCAGCCCCAGGCCCCAGTGGGGGCCTGGGCGTCAATCAAACGTCTTGTAACGCACAGGAAAAGGTCAGAAGCTTCAAAGCAGCAAAAGCCCTTTGAGGCTAAAGTGCAACCTGAAATCAGTGCTGAGGATGCTGATCTTTCTAGGAAAAAGGCAAAATCCAGACTCAAGATTCCCTGCATAAAATtctcaaaaggagagaaaagaagtaatCATTCCAAAATTATAGAAGACTCCGACTGCAGCCTCAGAGTCCAGGGAGAGGCTGAACGTTTGGATACAGAAGCTCCAACCCAATCCGATGACCAGGCAACCACGCCCAAGTTGCCCCAGGATGTGAGTAAAGCTGTCTCACAGAAAGGGGGCGATGAGGTCTGTGAGCCAAACGTGAGCCACAGCACAACGGCACCTGGGGAAAAAGTGATTGCAGTAGAACTTGGGTTAGACACTGGGCATTCTGCCATTCACACAGGAACGCTAGTCATTGAACGAGATACTGAAACAACTGAGGAAAAACAACGCGTTCAACCCCAGCAAGCAAGCCCACTTGAACCTTCAGAAACACAACAGCAACTGCCGGTGGCTTCTGAtgtccctccctcacctgcaGTCCCAGATCAGCAAATTGTGGAAGAAGCCAAAAGCAATATCCTAGAAAGTGGACCAAATTGGAAACAGCACGAAAGTGGAGAGATGGTTGCTGAAGAGAGTGAGCCAAAAGATACTGAACTGAGCCAGGAATCAGAGCTTAGAGGAAATGAGGTCACTGCAGAgaaaccaaaaccagaagaaagcaaaagaatggaGCCAATCGCTATTATTATTACAGACACTGAAATCAGTGAATTTGATGTTAAGAAATCTAAAAATGTCCCTAAGCAATTCTTAATTTCAATTGAAAATGAGCAAATAGGGGTTTTTGCTAATGATAGTGGTTTTGAGGGTAGAACTTCAGAACAATACGAAACACTCTTAAAAGAAACGGCTTCTTCTCTTGTCAAGAATGCTATTCAGTTGTCTATAGAACAGCTGATTAATGAAATGGCCTctgatgataataaaataaacaatcttcTGCAGTGA